In a single window of the Antedon mediterranea chromosome 1, ecAntMedi1.1, whole genome shotgun sequence genome:
- the LOC140051985 gene encoding coiled-coil domain-containing protein 33-like isoform X2 — translation MNSDHVELEFYVELSEVSLNIAGTFSVALALESSDKEKLNGVFVEVENKEKEQGYHTNLGHIEVTDDLLRKVVKFQKNVTFYIPKGAFTQEDNSSLLLLVDIAKAEDTQAKVASSRVLIFQSPANLPNPDSNKILKNTTRNSLNLTSKLLDEDISIHVGRIIWSYTLKVIEVEPTPEPSPEPEPIKEPTPEPIKEPTPEPEQEPKTPTPEPEDVKTTLESVPPLPPLIPVETAPKQDVQKKKILPKTKGSQNYRRQIVSKLGKEEVIVHVHAASGLPKVSQDSDPPLPYVAGTTKSEEEAGIAPQQTTSIATSATSFPSWENTVVITTQEEDADTEVVVLLVIDLTSKKTLIRFSLPFVYLQPFYQYHLDLIQEGVGYETHLYVSVLRRTCRLQLFDALVYNGVEITLCSFSRAISNLSCPVMAVVRIVPNYYALRKDHEVNHHFSELHPRPVLCPVQELDFSPSNLKHTNPQISLPLDDQSNWNQQLLFCEARQMASTFTAVSALVIEYYSVISVFESNKWYLSKSLGYSTMLLNKHVFNALRSERGRKGIRVENLSIRETSLETENNHVPAVNLILRLISEEHPTSLLNASYVNDLPKLESFSMEAERVLPRSPQKQPSLMRLPPKKSPPRLPTPQETVLVESKIPFRDGQTPLPIPLYNNKVIHSPPKTRPKKMVLQEGELPPLDAVQNLLPDPQRVLLDPDLRYQDHPGLIPTRLPPKDLNRNEIPQEHKPKSTLKTPPDRYAITLLDHQQRELDNYKSAMKRMGDEIVRLQEEVTRLEVVNSRLRQQINMHEDTTKALLRDSDLADIPRNELIQRYASLRDKLSSQVKEATSYRDKLLQLQNELIRHNDREKEFINLQDAHSKQSAILQRLQEKQQKIKKLEETCKKQEEVIEKMEKILRSKIKKGKDESPRFDAKEAFLSENARLRGEINQMKNKVQVQDSSFDDAERMELYSKLDRSDGRIRTLERAVRENARKWGQEKEDLLLRLNEQSHRPSLPPLNRSYYRYDDDEDDRIFPKRRTRLRGRGRYGSPQLEPLI, via the exons ATGAATTCTGACCATGTTGAACTAGAGTTTTATGTAGAACTCAGTGAAGTGAGTTTAAACATTGCCGGTACATTTTCTGTTGCTTTAGCATTAGAAAGTTCAGATAAAGAGAAATTAAATGGAGTTTTTGTTGaagttgaaaataaagaaaaggaACAAGGTTATCATACGAACTTAGGTCATATTGAAGTAACTGATGACCTTTTGAGAAAAGTGGTGAAATTTCAGAAGAATGTGACATTTTACATTCCAAAGG gTGCTTTTACACAAGAGGATAACTCCTCACTCTTACTTTTGGTTGATATTGCTAAAGCTGAGGATACTCAAGCAAAGGTAGCTTCATCTCGTGTGCTCATCTTTCAATCTCCTGCTAACCTTCCAAACCCTGATTCCAATAAAATTTTGAAGAACACGACCAGGAACAGTCTCAACTTAACCAGCAAGCTCTTAGATGAAGATATTTCTATTCATGTTGGTCGCATTATTTGGAGTTACACGCTTAAGGTTATTGAAGTTGAGCCAACTCCTGAACCAAGTCCAGAACCTGAGCCGATTAAAGAGCCAACACCCGAACCAATTAAAGAGCCAACACCAGAGCCTGAACAAGAACCGAAAACACCAACACCAGAACCTGAAGATGTTAAAACAACACTAGAATCAGTCCCACCACTACCTCCTCTGATTCCTGTGGAAACAGCACCAAAGCAAGATGTTcaa aagaagaaaatattGCCAAAGACAAAAGGTTCTCAAAATTATCGTAGACAAATTGTTTCAAAACTTGGTAAAGAAGAAGTCATAGTTCATGTGCATGCTGCCAGTGGACTTCCAAAAGTTTCACAGGATTCAGACCCACCTCTGCCATATGTTGCGGG AACAACAAAATCTGAAGAAGAAGCAGGGATTGCTCCTCAACAAACAACAAGCATAGCAACGTCTGCAACAAGTTTTCCAAGTTGGGAAAACACAGTTGTCATAACAACACAAGAAGAAGATGCAGATACAGAAG ttgtTGTTCTGTTGGTCATTGACCTAACAAGTAAGAAGACCTTGATTAGGTTTTCACTACCGTTTGTTTACCTGCAGCCTTTTTACCAGTACCACTTGGATCTCATTCAG GAGGGTGTAGGATATGAAACACATTTGTATGTGTCTGTACTACGACGTACATGCCGATTGCAGCTCTTTGATGCACTTGTGTACAATGGTGTTGAAATTACCCTATGCTCATTTTCTCGTGCAATATCAAACTTATCTTGTCCTGTGATGGCTGTTGTAAGAATCGTGCCAAATTATTATGCTTTGAG AAAGGACCATGAGGTGAACCATCATTTCAGTGAGCTTCACCCTCGTCCTGTTCTCTGTCCAGTCCAAGAGCTAGACTTTAGTCCATCCAATTTAAAACATACCAATCCACAG ATTTCACTTCCACTGGATGACCAATCAAACTGGAACCAGCAACTCCTCTTTTGTGAAGCTCGTCAAATGGCATCCACCTTCACTGCCGTCTCTGCTCTTGTCATTGAATACTACAGTGTAATCTCAG tttttgaaAGCAATAAATGGTATTTGAGTAAAAGTCTTGGATATTCAACAATGTTGCTCAACAAGCATGTCTTCAATGCTCTCAGATCTGAACGTGGTAGAAAAGGTATCCGTGTCGAAAACCTGTCCATAAGA GAGACGAGTTTGGAAACTGAGAACAACCACGTACCAGCTGTTAATCTCATTCTACGACTTATTTCAGAAGAG CATCCAACTTCTCTTCTAAACGCCAGCTACGTAAATGATCTTCCAAAGTTAGAGAGCTTCTCAATGGAAGCTGAGAGAGTACTTCCACGTTCACCACAAAAGCAACCATCCCTAATGCGTCTCCCGCCAAAGAAGTCCCCTCCAAGACTTCCAACACCACAAGAGACAGTACTGGTAGAGTCAAAAATTCCATTTAGAGATGGACAGACACCATTACCCATACcattgtataacaacaaagtgATACATTCACCACCAAAAACAAGACCTAAAAAAATG GTCTTACAAGAGGGTGAACTGCCACCACTAGATGCAGTACAGAATCTTCTTCCAGATCCCCAACGAGTACTTCTGGATCCAGATCTGAGATATCAGGATCATCCAGGATTAATCCCAACCAGATTACCACCTAAAGACCTTAATCGTAATGAAATACCTCAGGAACATAAACCAAA ATCTACTCTCAAGACTCCACCAGACCGGTATGCAATCACCTTACTTGATCACCAACAGAGGGAGCTAGATAACTATAAATCAGCAATGAAG CGAATGGGGGATGAGATTGTGAGATTACAGGAGGAGGTCACACGGTTAGAAGTGGTTAACAGTAGGTTACGTcaacaaataaacatgcatgaaGACACAACAAAGGCACTACTACGTGATTCAGACCTAGCAGATATCCCAAGAAATGAGTTAATACAGAGATATG CATCTTTACGAGATAAATTATCTAGTCAAGTTAAAGAAGCAACTTCTTACAGAGACAAATTATTACAACTTCAGAATGAACTTATTAGG CATAACGACAGGGAAAAGGAGTTCATTAACCTACAGGATGCTCACTCAAAGCAATCAGCAATTCTTCAGCGGTTACAAGAAAAAcaacagaaaattaaaaaactgGAAGAAACGTGTAAAAAACAGGAAGAAGTAATTGAGAAAATGGAGAAAATATTgagaagtaaaataaaaaaaggaaaagaTGAAT ctcCTAGATTTGATGCTAAAGAAGCATTCTTATCAGAAAATGCACGGCTTAGAGGTGAAATTAaccaaatgaaaaataaagtacAAGTACAG GATTCATCTTTTGACGATGCTGAGAGAATGGAATTGTATAGTAAACTTGATAGGTCAGATGGTCGCATACGAACATTAGAAAGAGCA GTACGAGAAAATGCAAGAAAATGGGGTCAAGAAAAAGAAGATCTATTGTTACGGTTAAATGAGCAAAGTCATCGGCCATCTTTACCGCCATTAAACAGAAGTTACTATCGATAT GATGACGATGAAGATGACAGAATATTTCCTAAACGGCGTACAAGGTTAAGAGGTAGAGGTAGGTATGGTTCACCTCAATTAGAACCTCTTATATGA
- the LOC140051985 gene encoding coiled-coil domain-containing protein 33-like isoform X1: protein MNSDHVELEFYVELSEVSLNIAGTFSVALALESSDKEKLNGVFVEVENKEKEQGYHTNLGHIEVTDDLLRKVVKFQKNVTFYIPKGAFTQEDNSSLLLLVDIAKAEDTQAKVASSRVLIFQSPANLPNPDSNKILKNTTRNSLNLTSKLLDEDISIHVGRIIWSYTLKVIEVEPTPEPSPEPEPIKEPTPEPIKEPTPEPEQEPKTPTPEPEDVKTTLESVPPLPPLIPVETAPKQDVQKKKKILPKTKGSQNYRRQIVSKLGKEEVIVHVHAASGLPKVSQDSDPPLPYVAGTTKSEEEAGIAPQQTTSIATSATSFPSWENTVVITTQEEDADTEVVVLLVIDLTSKKTLIRFSLPFVYLQPFYQYHLDLIQEGVGYETHLYVSVLRRTCRLQLFDALVYNGVEITLCSFSRAISNLSCPVMAVVRIVPNYYALRKDHEVNHHFSELHPRPVLCPVQELDFSPSNLKHTNPQISLPLDDQSNWNQQLLFCEARQMASTFTAVSALVIEYYSVISVFESNKWYLSKSLGYSTMLLNKHVFNALRSERGRKGIRVENLSIRETSLETENNHVPAVNLILRLISEEHPTSLLNASYVNDLPKLESFSMEAERVLPRSPQKQPSLMRLPPKKSPPRLPTPQETVLVESKIPFRDGQTPLPIPLYNNKVIHSPPKTRPKKMVLQEGELPPLDAVQNLLPDPQRVLLDPDLRYQDHPGLIPTRLPPKDLNRNEIPQEHKPKSTLKTPPDRYAITLLDHQQRELDNYKSAMKRMGDEIVRLQEEVTRLEVVNSRLRQQINMHEDTTKALLRDSDLADIPRNELIQRYASLRDKLSSQVKEATSYRDKLLQLQNELIRHNDREKEFINLQDAHSKQSAILQRLQEKQQKIKKLEETCKKQEEVIEKMEKILRSKIKKGKDESPRFDAKEAFLSENARLRGEINQMKNKVQVQDSSFDDAERMELYSKLDRSDGRIRTLERAVRENARKWGQEKEDLLLRLNEQSHRPSLPPLNRSYYRYDDDEDDRIFPKRRTRLRGRGRYGSPQLEPLI from the exons ATGAATTCTGACCATGTTGAACTAGAGTTTTATGTAGAACTCAGTGAAGTGAGTTTAAACATTGCCGGTACATTTTCTGTTGCTTTAGCATTAGAAAGTTCAGATAAAGAGAAATTAAATGGAGTTTTTGTTGaagttgaaaataaagaaaaggaACAAGGTTATCATACGAACTTAGGTCATATTGAAGTAACTGATGACCTTTTGAGAAAAGTGGTGAAATTTCAGAAGAATGTGACATTTTACATTCCAAAGG gTGCTTTTACACAAGAGGATAACTCCTCACTCTTACTTTTGGTTGATATTGCTAAAGCTGAGGATACTCAAGCAAAGGTAGCTTCATCTCGTGTGCTCATCTTTCAATCTCCTGCTAACCTTCCAAACCCTGATTCCAATAAAATTTTGAAGAACACGACCAGGAACAGTCTCAACTTAACCAGCAAGCTCTTAGATGAAGATATTTCTATTCATGTTGGTCGCATTATTTGGAGTTACACGCTTAAGGTTATTGAAGTTGAGCCAACTCCTGAACCAAGTCCAGAACCTGAGCCGATTAAAGAGCCAACACCCGAACCAATTAAAGAGCCAACACCAGAGCCTGAACAAGAACCGAAAACACCAACACCAGAACCTGAAGATGTTAAAACAACACTAGAATCAGTCCCACCACTACCTCCTCTGATTCCTGTGGAAACAGCACCAAAGCAAGATGTTcaa aagaagaagaaaatattGCCAAAGACAAAAGGTTCTCAAAATTATCGTAGACAAATTGTTTCAAAACTTGGTAAAGAAGAAGTCATAGTTCATGTGCATGCTGCCAGTGGACTTCCAAAAGTTTCACAGGATTCAGACCCACCTCTGCCATATGTTGCGGG AACAACAAAATCTGAAGAAGAAGCAGGGATTGCTCCTCAACAAACAACAAGCATAGCAACGTCTGCAACAAGTTTTCCAAGTTGGGAAAACACAGTTGTCATAACAACACAAGAAGAAGATGCAGATACAGAAG ttgtTGTTCTGTTGGTCATTGACCTAACAAGTAAGAAGACCTTGATTAGGTTTTCACTACCGTTTGTTTACCTGCAGCCTTTTTACCAGTACCACTTGGATCTCATTCAG GAGGGTGTAGGATATGAAACACATTTGTATGTGTCTGTACTACGACGTACATGCCGATTGCAGCTCTTTGATGCACTTGTGTACAATGGTGTTGAAATTACCCTATGCTCATTTTCTCGTGCAATATCAAACTTATCTTGTCCTGTGATGGCTGTTGTAAGAATCGTGCCAAATTATTATGCTTTGAG AAAGGACCATGAGGTGAACCATCATTTCAGTGAGCTTCACCCTCGTCCTGTTCTCTGTCCAGTCCAAGAGCTAGACTTTAGTCCATCCAATTTAAAACATACCAATCCACAG ATTTCACTTCCACTGGATGACCAATCAAACTGGAACCAGCAACTCCTCTTTTGTGAAGCTCGTCAAATGGCATCCACCTTCACTGCCGTCTCTGCTCTTGTCATTGAATACTACAGTGTAATCTCAG tttttgaaAGCAATAAATGGTATTTGAGTAAAAGTCTTGGATATTCAACAATGTTGCTCAACAAGCATGTCTTCAATGCTCTCAGATCTGAACGTGGTAGAAAAGGTATCCGTGTCGAAAACCTGTCCATAAGA GAGACGAGTTTGGAAACTGAGAACAACCACGTACCAGCTGTTAATCTCATTCTACGACTTATTTCAGAAGAG CATCCAACTTCTCTTCTAAACGCCAGCTACGTAAATGATCTTCCAAAGTTAGAGAGCTTCTCAATGGAAGCTGAGAGAGTACTTCCACGTTCACCACAAAAGCAACCATCCCTAATGCGTCTCCCGCCAAAGAAGTCCCCTCCAAGACTTCCAACACCACAAGAGACAGTACTGGTAGAGTCAAAAATTCCATTTAGAGATGGACAGACACCATTACCCATACcattgtataacaacaaagtgATACATTCACCACCAAAAACAAGACCTAAAAAAATG GTCTTACAAGAGGGTGAACTGCCACCACTAGATGCAGTACAGAATCTTCTTCCAGATCCCCAACGAGTACTTCTGGATCCAGATCTGAGATATCAGGATCATCCAGGATTAATCCCAACCAGATTACCACCTAAAGACCTTAATCGTAATGAAATACCTCAGGAACATAAACCAAA ATCTACTCTCAAGACTCCACCAGACCGGTATGCAATCACCTTACTTGATCACCAACAGAGGGAGCTAGATAACTATAAATCAGCAATGAAG CGAATGGGGGATGAGATTGTGAGATTACAGGAGGAGGTCACACGGTTAGAAGTGGTTAACAGTAGGTTACGTcaacaaataaacatgcatgaaGACACAACAAAGGCACTACTACGTGATTCAGACCTAGCAGATATCCCAAGAAATGAGTTAATACAGAGATATG CATCTTTACGAGATAAATTATCTAGTCAAGTTAAAGAAGCAACTTCTTACAGAGACAAATTATTACAACTTCAGAATGAACTTATTAGG CATAACGACAGGGAAAAGGAGTTCATTAACCTACAGGATGCTCACTCAAAGCAATCAGCAATTCTTCAGCGGTTACAAGAAAAAcaacagaaaattaaaaaactgGAAGAAACGTGTAAAAAACAGGAAGAAGTAATTGAGAAAATGGAGAAAATATTgagaagtaaaataaaaaaaggaaaagaTGAAT ctcCTAGATTTGATGCTAAAGAAGCATTCTTATCAGAAAATGCACGGCTTAGAGGTGAAATTAaccaaatgaaaaataaagtacAAGTACAG GATTCATCTTTTGACGATGCTGAGAGAATGGAATTGTATAGTAAACTTGATAGGTCAGATGGTCGCATACGAACATTAGAAAGAGCA GTACGAGAAAATGCAAGAAAATGGGGTCAAGAAAAAGAAGATCTATTGTTACGGTTAAATGAGCAAAGTCATCGGCCATCTTTACCGCCATTAAACAGAAGTTACTATCGATAT GATGACGATGAAGATGACAGAATATTTCCTAAACGGCGTACAAGGTTAAGAGGTAGAGGTAGGTATGGTTCACCTCAATTAGAACCTCTTATATGA
- the LOC140045395 gene encoding protein PERCC1-like: MASFSLQVGELDETGTLQNLQTTVSNRAFLPESDDEASWEDDFDSEEEEDEDDECQPNICQQLLNYVDIVNKDIQKYFGKSKFLDDVDNKSTKKRKSGPELYYADLLRIAKISDVNGADENGENGGEKTETIHKISWQDKTHNGKVSSSSLGPFGDLFKTNEVRNVSSFTAQEQDGDTLCHRMETCTDNYTLPWKKRKLPTSFFNEPHIGQTINSGDSKHASNTLDFSDLLAHWMVDEDTSPGGSSEFNSSTDDMSFQSL, translated from the coding sequence ATGGCCAGTTTCTCTCTTCAAGTCGGCGAGTTAGATGAAACAGGAACATTGCAAAATTTACAGACTACTGTTTCAAATCGAGCGTTTTTGCCTGAAAGTGACGATGAAGCCAGCTGGGAAGATGACTTCGATAGCGAAGAGGAGGAGGATGAGGATGATGAATGTCAACCAAATATTTGTCAGCAGCTTCTGAATTATGTTGATATTGTGAACAAAGATATTCAGAAATATTTCGGAAAAAGTAAATTTCTAGACGATGTTGATAATAAATCAACTAAGAAAAGGAAATCTGGTCCAGAACTATATTATGCTGATCTTTTACGAATTGCCAAAATTAGTGACGTAAACGGTGCTGATGAAAATGGAGAGAATGGAGGAGAAAAGACAGAAACTATTCATAAAATTAGCTGGCAAGATAAAACTCATAATGGAAAAGTATCTTCTTCAAGTTTAGGACCATTTGGTGATCTTTTTAAGACAAACGAAGTAAGAAATGTATCTTCATTTACTGCTCAAGAACAAGACGGGGATACACTGTGCCATAGAATGGAAACATGTACTGATAATTACACCTTACCTTGGAAGAAACGTAAATTGCCAACTAGTTTCTTTAATGAACCCCATATAGGACAAACTATAAACAGTGGTGATAGTAAGCATGCAAGTAACACCTTAGATTTTAGTGATTTGTTGGCCCACTGGATGGTGGATGAGGACACGAGTCCTGGCGGCTCCAGTGAGTTTAATTCGTCCACGGATGACATGTCGTTCCAAAGTTTATAA